In Cyclopterus lumpus isolate fCycLum1 chromosome 13, fCycLum1.pri, whole genome shotgun sequence, the genomic window CACAACAGTTGGCCTCAACGTGGCCAAAGTTCAACTGGTCGATAATACTCCTCTTCTACTAAATTAAACACAACTATAATGATAATATGAGTAAGCCTAGAAGAtacttatttacattttatttaaaggcCACCgttttatctatctatatatatatatatatatatatatatatatatatatatatatatatatatatataaaacggtATATATAACAacttcaaaatgtttattttctccttaataatcataagcatatatacaggaaaacataaaatataacaCAGGGATTATAATAATGCATCCATCAAAGGGTCAGAAACATTTGGCACGTGGTTGTACAGATCTTGagtaatgaaaaaaagaaaatccgtACATTACAATTGCGAGGGTGTTACTCAACAGCAGCATCGTGTGACTGCAGAGGTCAGAGAGCAGTGACAGACAGGACTTTGACTGTAGCTTGTAAACCTGGAAACATTCTTTACGATTCCAGTTTAAGTAGCAGAGAGCAAaatataatactactataaatatatagatgttTAAACAATGTACTGTGTTACTGAGTGAGTCACTCTTTATTGCATATTCACAACCTGTTACAGTCTGTCTTACTTGTATTTGCATCcatgataaataaaaacagcaatcAAAGAACTTAGTTCATGATGCGTTAAGACACAACTCAGATGTCGTAATGTCTTTTTATCTGTTATCTGAGTCGAGAAGCAGACACTCGCCCAGATATCACAGTACTTGTTTGTATACAGTTAATACAACatggagaaataaaaaacacttatcACACAATTGTCCTTAATAATCGTGTTCATATCAAATTAGAGACACTGATTGCAACCAGTGGCAATGTTAGGAGAAGTTACCAAATTACCACACCTGATATTCTGTTgctttggttttatttatatttcgatcttaaatataaatgtcatgTGTTTAATTTTTGTCCTGTAGAATTTAACCTAAAGGTGAAGGTTTTTTTAATcacaaataatgaataaatgtgcATCAATATGCAAGCTGTGTAACAAATAACTCCATAATAAACCCCTAGTTTTCTTTGTGCCTGTAACTTTATAACTGCAGAGTAATAAATATGCAGTTGCGTTTGACTCAGACCTGCTGACGTGCTGTTTCTGAGAAGTTATGAGTGTGTaatcatgacattttcatagcAGGGTTCATCATCCACACCGACCACTGCACCTTTATTGGTGATGACCTCAGTGAGACTCACAGTGTCTCCTGCTGGTCCCACAGTCAGGTAGGTGCCCTCAGTTTTTCCTGCACTAGGGTCACCACTCTCATTCCTCAGATCTGACCCTGGGACAGATGAAACCACCTCTGGCACGCTCttcaaaacaaatgacaaagGCCTTTTTGGAGTGCCGCTCTCTGATAATGGAGTGTCATTAGCACCAGCTGTGTCAGCGGAGTTGAGAGCAGCATGCTTTCTCCTGATTGGCTTACATATGCCCACCTCCCCTCCAGGTGggcctccctcctcccacacactcGCCCGAGCTCCGAGCTTCCTCCTTGGTGGTTTGGTAATCCCTTCAGCTCCTTTAGGCTTGGCCTTGCCAGACTCCTGCTCCCTCTGTCTCTGGAGGCTTCCGATTCGCCGCAGCATGGCTTGAACTGGCCCTTCAGAGCTCGTCTCCGTCTTTGAAACGGGCCTACCTGCCTTACCCACCGTCACATACACTGTGGTGACCTTATTTAAGACCCCCATCTGAGCATCAGATGTCGGCAGCTGCGTACCTTTATGAGCAGCTGTGTTGGACATAGCTCGCCTTCGTCCTGATGCCCCAGGGACATGCAGGGTGGCCCTGGAAGGGGTTCTGTCTACTTCCTGGTCCCCCGGCTCACAGCTGGAATCCTGATTGCCTGTCACCTGCACATCGACTTCATCTTCCCCCTCCTCGCTCTCAGCTCCATCTTCCTCCCCAGTTCTAGCTGCACTCTCCTGACTTTGGAGGGCAGACAGCATCAAAACCCCCCAAGGTGACTTGGGTTTGTTGCGTGGGTGTCCAGGGAGAGCGCCGGGGTCCTGAACCGAGCCACGCCTCTCTTTGGGGCTGAAACGGGTGCCCTCTGCAAAAGAGACAGACGGCCGCTTGGACTTGGCGATGCTGGAGGTGCGAGGGATGTTGAAGGGCGAGGTGATGTCCTCACTGCTGAAGCCGCATGGGTCTAAGAACATGTTACACTTCGAGCTCATCTCGTGGAATTCGCCACCCGCCACCGCCGGGATGTCTgccaaagagaaagaaacagaaaagtcCAGAGATATAAGAAGAGATGGACGGAGAAGTTTGCAGTGGCAGTTCTGTCACCACCAAAATGATAGCAATGTAAGTCTGGTTCATCCCTAATCCTACCTTCTCTTGGCGGGATACAGTAGagcgcctcttcctcctcctcatcactgtCGAAGGATGACCCCTCAGTCACCCAGCCACAGGAAGGAGGCTCAATGAAACTGTGGTTGAACGTCAGCTCTGGGTCATggtgagacactgtgtgtgtgtgtgtgtgtgtgtgtgtgtgtgtgtgtgtgtgtgtgtgtgtgtgtgtgtgacatgagCAATATATTAAATAACATAGATAATGTTAGTCAATTTGATACGGCTCATTCTCTATTAAAACGTTTTCTGAAGTTTTATCTTTCAAATATTTCACCAATCTGAACAAAGATGGAGGATACATTTCAAGATAAAAGAATCTATTTCATTTCTTTCCCAGGAAGCTATTTAAACGATGATGATGGTCAACTAAGGACTGTTCCCCTAAAAAAGAGGTTACCTACCGGTGCCCTACACTTTAGCAAGTTACCTAAATATTACTTCAATTCCTCCAGAAAGTAACGGTTTAATAGTACTAAAATATGTCTTAGTAAGGCACCACACTACTGAAAAATAACCAAGCTTTTTGGGAGAAAAGGTTATTCATGTTGAATCCTAAAATAATCCATCTTGAATGTTGTCCTTGCATATATGTGCAACTTTTGTTGTTGAAGAGTTTGTACACAATCCATGAATTACATGTGACATTACATTAAGCAGCATTCTACTACAAATACTGTGCTGCAGGACTGACCAGTGACACGAGGGAGGCCAGAGGACCAATCAGAAATACAGGGGATGGCAGCACCGATGTTAGCCAGGACGCTGTAAACGTGATATTTCATCCGCACTGACCAGCCTCCATCAGCCACAGTCGCACTGGAAGACAGAAGGTTCATATTGTACGAATTTCACACTTTTGCACAGTGCCTCAGTTGAATTTGTCATTTCAATCCTTGGTACTGAATGTCTTGCcaccatttaaaatgtcatgataATATCACAAATGCCATGTTATGGAAGAATTATTAAGTTAATACTTCCAGATTCTGAGTGTCGTTACATGAATAAGTCTCTGTTCTTTTCGGGAAAAGCTTACTGCTAGTCGTGGCTCAAAATTCCAAGTGACATAGAAAAGGGTAAGGTTTGCCATTCTACAAAATGAGATGAAAGTGAGAGACAGACCTGTCTTTGCCATCAACAGGACCTCCtccacaacacaaacagcagcagagcACAGCAAGGAGCAAcaggagcagaggaacaagCACACCTGCTAGTACAGCAGCTCTGCCACCTGatataggcacacacacacacacacacaccaaacacatcAAGAAACATCTGATGCCCTTCAGGGTCACACACTAGTTCATACACCAGCATATGCAGATGctattggatggatggacatactGTTGGGACAGACACCAGTGACTGGGTCGCAGCTGTCCCCTTCACTACAGTCACAGGCTGAGGAACAGTTGAGGCCAAACTGCAAGGCGGGGCAGCTGCTGTTACAACTGGGGAAAAAACAGTCATGCAATTACATCACCACAGCAAAAGATATAATCTATTTTAGGGGACAGTGAAAATACTGCGGGGGACCACagtgttttgcatattttaaccTGCTAACCTAACATTTCATACAAGGTGACACTACTGACCAATCTGCATTTACTTTAATTATGTCTTGCTGTGAAAAGTCTCCTTCATTGGGTTTAAGATACAAAACCAATTTGTTTTATGGGTTTGATctcatgaaaacacacagaagtGCTGCAATGGTAATGTACGTTTCAGTTTAGTGGTTTATGGGTTAACGCATGCaaaaccttttaaaacaaaGTATAGTGTATGTATCAATTAGCAGCATAGATTTAGgggatgtttgtttttgagttgGCCTAGTCATTTTAGCTCAAGCTTTGTTAAAACCTCAAATGGAGTATCACTGGAAAGCATTTCTCTCAGTTTAAATATTTGCAcacaaatgtataatatatgctCCAGCCTTAAAAATAAAGGCCCTTTTCAATCTGCTGACAGTGCACTTCCCACTCACCTCTCTCCCTGAAAGCCCGGCTGACAGACACATCTTCCTGTCACATGATTGCAGTCACCATGGAAACAAGGGCTACACAGGGAGCTGCAAGCATCTCCAAACGTCCTGTTCGAGCAGGCCTCCTCACACCTGGGGACAGGGAGCCATGACCAAGTACACAAATAAGCATTGCACATTGATTTCTAATCCTATACTTTAACACCACAACATGTGTCACAATTTAAACTGATTTACTCTGTTTTTGTGGATATCGCTTCACACATATACGCCCTAATGGGCATTGCAGGCAGAATAAtacttttctttccattttcatCAGACTCATTTTACAGTCCATACACACTGTAACGCTGGCGACTTTAGAAACGGGAAGACGCAAGCAGAGACAAGATCAGCTTCACGCATACTTAACTTTAACCATCACCAAAGGATTTATACCACACCCTTGGGTTTGCATGTATTAGCACATTAACTATAAACTGCAATTTACTTTAAGTTACAAGCTATTTTTTCCACCGCATATTTTGATAAATCCACAACTGATCCGGTAACCTTCACCGTGACTTAAGTACAACAAGATCAAAAGTGCTCATGTACGCCtaaaacatgcatgcacaccTGGGTCCAGTCCATCCAGGGTCACACCTCCAGCATTTCCCAGTTTTGGGGTCACAGGGCTCATTATTCCTGCAGCGTGGACACTTCTCCTGGCAGCCGTCTCCATAAGAACCAGACGGGCACGGGCGGTCGCATTGTGTGCCATTCCAGCCGGATTCACAGGCATCACAGGAGCCATCGGTGTCAGAGCAGAGCTGCTTGTCTTTACAGAAACCACAGCTGAGgacaagagacaaaaacagagagagtCACAggtatttaaacaaacaaatgtatctACGGACACCCACCTCATTTGACATCCACTCCCGTACTTCCCAGCCTCACAGGGCTGGTTGCAGAAGATACCCTGGTACCCCGGGTGGCACAGGCACTGCCCCTTGGCCGGGtcacagctgctgtgtgtgagGTCACAGTTACATCGCCGGTCACAGCTGGGTCCCCACCAGCTTGTctcgcactcacacacaccggTACGTTGGTAACATGGCGACAGGTAGCAGTTGCAAGTGGCAGGACATTTGAGCCCCCAGTGACCCCTGTGACACTGACACCGGCCCGTTAGCTGGTCGCAGCCGGGGCCCGCAGAGCCCCCGCTGACGCACTGGCACGGCTTGGAGCAGGTTGGCGTCCACCAGCCCTCGTTGCAGCTGCAGTTTCCGTGGACGGGGTGGCAGTGGCCGTGCCGGGCGCACTTGCAGGCGTACTGACACAGTGGACCCCAGCGGTTGGGGTTGCAAGTGCATTCACCAGTGACGGGGTGACACTGGCCGTGTGGGTAACACGGACACACCTGGCGACAGTCTGGAGCCCAGAACTCAAGAGGACAGCCTGGTGACCAACAAACAATGCAAATTAACACAGATACTGAGCAAAACAACTAATTTatagtggtggaatgtaactttAAGAACATTTACTCAAGCACTGTACTTCAGTACCATTTAGAGGTACTTGGGTTTAAAGTGAATTTTTCCATTTTATGATACTACTTCTACTCCATTTCAATTTAGACagaaatgttgttgtgttttttttcctccactacATTTGACAGCTATAATAACTAGTTTCTTTTCAAATTAGGAGTTTTCACATAAACATATGATAAAGATTAAACCATAGGCTCCTAACCTTTTTGTCTTGTGACCCCTCACAAAAAACGCAGTGTCCCAATTCAGATATTTATGAGTTGTTAAAGGTTCGACTAAACCCCTCCAAACTTAAATATGTACTAGTTTATAATGTAATTTcacaataaatgcattattagTATAATTTTAAGTGACTCTTAATGGTCATTGTTCCACAATGCACTAACTAAATCAAACTGACATGTCAATGTATTGATGCTAAGAAGCTCTTGTTGTGTAACTCACGTGTTTTACAGTGAGCTCCGTAGTAACCAGGTGGGCAGCGACACACTCCAGGATACACACAGATCTCATCCTTCAGGCAGGCCTGCTCTCCCTCACAcacggctacacacacacacacacacacacacacacacacacacacaccatcgagTGAAACACcaagaaaacaaagcaaatactGAGGCATTAAAGCATAATTCTTGCTTCTGTCCATTAGAGTAGTTAAACTCACGTATGGTGCACTCTTTTCCCTCTTGACGCCACCCAGTGCAACAGACCAAGGTTGAAGGGAGCCtaaatacacagaaaataatcaaattagTGTGACAAATCTCAAACTAGCCTGAGAAACCAattaaaaggagaagaagatatCCAGATGTGGCCTGTATTCAGACTGAGGAGCTGTCCAGCTCAGTCCTAAACTCCATAGAGCTCTTTGAGAAAAACCTCTGCTCAAAGGAACTAGTTAGTCACAAGAAGAGTACTAATATTGGGATCTTTGAAAATCCAAACCGTAAAAAGGTGTGAGTGGCGGTAAAGTTATACCTGATATTGTGGCAGACGTTCCTCCCAGTAGGATCCAGTGTTTGGGAGGAGGACAGcgagcagcagagcagagcacTGAGAGCTCTGAGGAGAAACTTCATGTCCACAGTCCAAAACCAAAACCCAGCAACCAAATATCTTTCACGTTTGTGTCCAGTCTGTTCCCGACTTTGTTCTCTCCTCCCAACTGGTTATCCTTTCAGTCAGAGGGAACACAATGAGAGGTAGtatctctcttcctgtctaCCTTCCACCCTtaccttcttctttctctccagtGAGTCTTCTTGTGGCTCCACTGCAGCCAAAGAGGTCGAAGCCCCCGGGTTTCCTCTTCCCATTTCCTGGGGAAGTCAGAGCCACTTCCTTCTATTCAGCCAGACACAGAGCTTTTTAAAGATGGTCGAACACTAACACGCAAAACTCGCCGCACACACTACAGGGgctcgcacaaacacacgccccTGATGGTCACCTTTTCCCCAGAATCTATTGTTGAGTCTTCCAGGACATGATGAACGCCTTCGTCCTCCTTATAAGTCTTGAAAGTCAGTACAAAGTTGACCACGTGATCACTTTGAGCTCCTGCTTTATTTCAATAGCCGTACTGTTTGGTGCACAATGCCATTATTAAGATATAGTCTTTTCTTGAATTGTGGGGAAAAAATGCAGagatcatttcttttttaagggATTTTATTGAATCTTCAAACCTCAACAAAACAGAAAATCCacgtttttaattgtttttttaaatcatatttcatCAAAACAATTCACTCATGTGACAATTGACATCTTAAATCTGTTTTGTCAGCAAAAACATGCTTACAAAAATTTATTGTGAACACAGTTTTTAGGAAAACATTAGAAGGTCATATCTTGTCTCCCCacttgtctgtctttgtctgagTAGTGTTATGATCAGATTTAAAGGTTCAGAGTGTAGTATTTGGCGGCAACTATGGGTGAAGTTGCAGATTACAACCAACGGAAAGCCAAGCGTGGTGAATGGCTATAgccggtgtttggtttgtccattctgggctactgtagaaacattgCAGCCGGctctgtgaagaggacccgctctagctatgtacacacaaacagctcattctaaggtaagggaaacacaaatattcttatttttaggtgattatacactaaataaaacatatttatgaataCTAAATTCAATTTCTGACAAAATAGATCCTGCAAAAtactacacactgttcctttaagaggGAACAGAGTAAAGTAACCTGTCATTAGAGGCGTGTACTGTACAGACAGAatgacacatactgtacatatacacatggaCATGTATGGCACCAGCATCCAACACACACTAGCCAAGGGCTTTGTGCAAGGACGGAAGAttaggaaaatatattttaaaacaatacatgCAGTAAATTAAGGCTCACTGGATTAAAATGCACTCACTGCTGGAAGAAATCATGAAGttaacatgcaaacacaagTTAACAAATGGCTTAAACATCCCCCAACTGAGGTAAAAGTCAGTTGATATAATAGTTGTAAAATCTTGATTGTAATTAAATAAACCGACAAACAGATGTGAACTTAACATACTCACTGTTTCAATATTACTGGAGGGGAGAGTTTCATATACATGTCTTTGGTTGTTGTTAAAGAAGTTTGAggatctatataaatatatatatatgcgcaaTAACCCATTTTGCACTTTCTTCatgataaaaaaatacattaaaagattgttgtatttatcatacatgaaattatctttttttgtggTTAAAAAGTATCCCTTAGTATGGTACACTGTACCGTATATGCTGTATTACTAGCATACTATATGTACTTTTTGATCACTTCTGTGAAACATTAAGGGTACCAAGAGtaagaatgaaataaatgaaagaggaaatgaaagcaGCCAAGTTTGTTCACTTCCATTCACTTTCTTTTCCCACATAGTCCTTTTGTGTGATACACATTGGGGCTGCGTTCACATGTCCACGTGATTTTTTGTCCTGAACCACATTTGATGTCCCAAGCTGAGGAAGAAGTCTTGTCTGAGGGAAGAAGGGCGTCTCACAgcgtgacctctgtggtcagTACCAGGCTCAGGGGGACGGTCCCAGCCCCGTCTCATCAGTGGTCTCTGAGTCTCCGATGATTTCCCAGCTGGAGGCGGAGTTGCTCATGTGGGTGTGACTTTGGCCGCTGCCCGACCGCGTCAGGAAGCCAAAGCTGCAGCCGAAAGAGTAGTAAAGACAGGTCTGAGGTCAGATCTGCTGTCAGGGATTACAGCTAAATATAGTCCAGGATTGAAAAAGATCTCAGGACAGTGACAGCCTcagcagagcgagagagagatgaaacCAATGCCTTAAATCACAGATAATGTCTGCTGGCTTGTTATTGCTCTTTGCATTTAATGAGGGTTGTAACGCATCTGTAGTCCAAGTGACGATGCAAAAAAATGCTAAACAGATATATTCGACTGATATATTGTCTAATAAAGCCAAAAAGCATATAAAATCCTGACCCGGCTGTACTTTCAGTCCTGAACAGACAGGAATTGTCAAGTACATTCTTCACTTAATCACATTCTCAGTCAGGAGGTCCACATTTTTAAGTATTTTCCCAAAGTTGCTATGGAAATACGATTTCCTTCACTGCAAGTTAGACCCTGGAGGACACAGTCCTTATTCCTCAATAGTTGAAGCGGGTTAACATCCTCTATCTTAATATTTGCCCATTTCtgagaaaacattcaaattCAATTTTGTTGATTTTCTGAAATACAATGGGGTAAATAtgcttgtgtgttttggtcACTTTGTTTGATTTAACACTGTAAAGCTGTGCGTGCAATGAAAGCACTGTGGTTTACAGTCTGAGCGGTGCAGTGGAACAGTGAAGGTCAAAGCTGTACTCACAGGTTTCGAATGCGTGACTCAGCGGGTTTGTCAGTGCCGTCAACCTCAGAGCCATCGACTTCTGTCTGCCCAAACAGAGAACCCCTCTCCTCATCGTCACTGAAGAAACAAACTGGGATGAAAACCTTCTCCTTTGAACATATTTACACACTGGCCCATTATTTCTGGATAAGATGTGATGAGTGTTTTTTTAAGAGAGACCTGCTGCTGCAGTCGTTTTCACCAAAGCCGAGCATCTTTGCCTTAATGagctttctcctttttttaatggcagagCGGACAGCTTCCAACAGGAAACCTGGACACCTCTCTTCATTCAGGATCTCcctgcaaaaacacacaatcattttcatttaaacatcaaaatcatatacacatacacacacacacacacacacacacacagagagtagACCTACCTCTGATAGTAGTTGAGCTCCTCCTGCACCAGGAACAGGTTGGTTTTGAGCTCGTTGCGCTCGAAAATGATGTCACGCACCTCCTTCTTGGTGAAGCACGGTCGATCGGGATCCTTCTGGTCGTCTGTCGACTTTTTCTTGGACTCGGGAGCTGTTTTACTCGAACAGGACTGATGGGAGAACACAGAGACTTTAGTCCGCCAGTGAAAACGAACACCCCAGTCGCTCCTCTACACCCAGACACAAAGTGGGGTGAAAACAGTTTGCACACTGCTTTGTTTTGGTGTGCTCATGgaactaccagtacacacactgctgagtacATCGCCGCCACTCTGCTCCCCAGGCAGACAGCTTGGTGAGTTTACTTTGGTGTTTGGTAAGTTTACTTTGGTTTGGGGCAAGATTGTATGAAGTGACTTATAAGGCGGCTTTGAGCCGTTTGCTTGCATTCATCGTTGCTTGTTTTTTAGTTAAAATGGTGTGTATACGATGCCTTACAGGCCAATGGTGTGGAGACGGGGGTTCAGACAATTatgggttgtattcattcaatcacacaatacagcacCTTTGTAGTTTGAGTAGTAGTACCCTTTTTTACAACTTTACCATTAATGACATTTTGACTTGCAGCTGAGGGATTTTTTACATGAAATAAAGGACACATGAATGAAGGGTTTATGAGTCATGCATACAGGAATGTTGCTGTTGCTTTGGTCCAGCTGTGTTTGGAGGTTTTCTATCTCTTGGTTTTTCTCTTTCAGGTCGGCCTCCATGTCGGCCTTCCTCTCCACGGTGCTCTTCAGTTGGGCCTGCATCACGCTCTGCTTGTGTCGCAGCTCCGCATTCATTTTCATGAAGCGCTCCAACTGCTCCtggagctgcacacacacacaaacacacacacacacagactacttTAATCATAACCGTGACCTACTAAAAAGGTTAAACGTCAAACAAATAGTTTCCATATTTCCCACCAGGTATAAATATAGTTAAACTCTAAAGTAACAAGCCAACCAAAAAGACAATCTATCATAGTGGGTGAAAATGTCTCCACGTGTGGAATTTGGAGCAACGGTCTGGGGGAcggaaagaaggaagaaggacaAGGAAGGAAACCATACAAGTGTAGCATTCATTCTAAGGATGAAAACTATTCTAGGCATTCCTTTCAGCAAACGGGGAAACTAGTTTAGTTGAACATGAGCTGTCTTTTTTCAGATTTGAGTCAACTGACTGGTAGCCAAAACCTAAGTATTAACAACACAGTTATGGCTGCTATTTAAAATCAAGTGATATACGTGCCTGAACACACAGAGACTTGTGCAAACACTACAACAACACACCCAGTGGCTGTGTGGGGGTGAAAACTATGCCCAGACTTGTGTTAAATGCAGCTTAATCCTCAACCAGTTACTATGCAGACGATCTCCGGGCTCTTACTCTTTCCCTGACACACTCCTTGTCTTCTAACGTGTTTATTTGTGTGGGTTACATGATGTAGCTTCTCTTttgatgctgcatgtgttaCACAACTGTGTAATTATGTGAGAACAaattttataaaaacataattttaacAAAGAATGAGATAATAAACATTATTGTTTCTATGAAGCCTTTCAGGAAACCAACCTTTGTAGCCACAGCCATAAATATTataaaagtgtttgtgtgttatagGTGTTGTGCACTCCAGTTAAGACAACTTTCCTCTTCAGGCTAGAAACCAAGTGACCGCCAGCTGCCATCAGCTGTTTGATCaattaaattatgaaaatgtgtgaAACATTAGTTGAGAGCTGCTATCCGTCAATGTGTTGATACGCAGAAGAGTCGCCATAAacatttgggtttgttttttcctcacCGCCTCTGCCTCTTTGGAAATGGTGGTTATCTCCTGGACTTTGGccctcagctcatctctctgcTTGTCCACCACCTCCTTCAGCTTCAGCATCACCTCTCGCTCCTGCCGCTGGGCACggtctgcacacacaaacacacaaacaaaaagggtCAGGTCAATAACAGTGGCCTGAAATGTACATCCTGTTTGAGAAACCTTTTTTACACTGACTGCTGGCTACACTTGTTGTTGTAAATTTAGAGTAAAGATCATCAATTGATGAAAAAATTAAGATATGAAATAGGTAGTGTTATATTGTTGCATTAAATAGTTAATTGATGGTTAACAAAGCCACTTTACTGATCTGTAAAGTTGTATAATCTATTGTGTAATAAACTATTCCTGGGAAATGTGAAAAGTAGAAACTACCTTCATTCAAGACATTCTTACAATTTACATG contains:
- the scarf1 gene encoding scavenger receptor class F member 1, which codes for MKFLLRALSALLCCSLSSSQTLDPTGRNVCHNIRLPSTLVCCTGWRQEGKECTIPVCEGEQACLKDEICVYPGVCRCPPGYYGAHCKTRCPLEFWAPDCRQVCPCYPHGQCHPVTGECTCNPNRWGPLCQYACKCARHGHCHPVHGNCSCNEGWWTPTCSKPCQCVSGGSAGPGCDQLTGRCQCHRGHWGLKCPATCNCYLSPCYQRTGVCECETSWWGPSCDRRCNCDLTHSSCDPAKGQCLCHPGYQGIFCNQPCEAGKYGSGCQMSCGFCKDKQLCSDTDGSCDACESGWNGTQCDRPCPSGSYGDGCQEKCPRCRNNEPCDPKTGKCWRCDPGWTGPRCEEACSNRTFGDACSSLCSPCFHGDCNHVTGRCVCQPGFQGESCNSSCPALQFGLNCSSACDCSEGDSCDPVTGVCPNSGRAAVLAGVLVPLLLLLLAVLCCCLCCGGGPVDGKDSATVADGGWSVRMKYHVYSVLANIGAAIPCISDWSSGLPRVTVSHHDPELTFNHSFIEPPSCGWVTEGSSFDSDEEEEEALYCIPPREDIPAVAGGEFHEMSSKCNMFLDPCGFSSEDITSPFNIPRTSSIAKSKRPSVSFAEGTRFSPKERRGSVQDPGALPGHPRNKPKSPWGVLMLSALQSQESAARTGEEDGAESEEGEDEVDVQVTGNQDSSCEPGDQEVDRTPSRATLHVPGASGRRRAMSNTAAHKGTQLPTSDAQMGVLNKVTTVYVTVGKAGRPVSKTETSSEGPVQAMLRRIGSLQRQREQESGKAKPKGAEGITKPPRRKLGARASVWEEGGPPGGEVGICKPIRRKHAALNSADTAGANDTPLSESGTPKRPLSFVLKSVPEVVSSVPGSDLRNESGDPSAGKTEGTYLTVGPAGDTVSLTEVITNKGAVVGVDDEPCYENVMITHS
- the rilp gene encoding RILP-like protein 1, with amino-acid sequence MEAPEAHPETRTSEGCFHRTFSALTVDDVYEIAKLIGADVEKLIDGCGKENVVGLVPKIVKVLELLENFTSRNHAHKLREEELLKTFETLQLQQQKKRAGRESDEGNDKHEIRELQQKEQQWRRRCEELEAQVQQLQEEREELQSRLKGSHAQEDRAQRQEREVMLKLKEVVDKQRDELRAKVQEITTISKEAEALQEQLERFMKMNAELRHKQSVMQAQLKSTVERKADMEADLKEKNQEIENLQTQLDQSNSNIPSCSSKTAPESKKKSTDDQKDPDRPCFTKKEVRDIIFERNELKTNLFLVQEELNYYQREILNEERCPGFLLEAVRSAIKKRRKLIKAKMLGFGENDCSSSDDEERGSLFGQTEVDGSEVDGTDKPAESRIRNLFGFLTRSGSGQSHTHMSNSASSWEIIGDSETTDETGLGPSP